The following are from one region of the Pectinophora gossypiella unplaced genomic scaffold, ilPecGoss1.1 Pgos_57, whole genome shotgun sequence genome:
- the LOC126381480 gene encoding uncharacterized protein LOC126381480 isoform X2 has product MSDSDCDNSPKALEGLLRKRASQKGVLTKHFNYFRDTDGAELDRQCLSIKEERLRATFDRFEKLNLEICALNPDADDCDAVETKYLETLTLIKRLMQKLDDNQVVSPPPLQTMATKLPEINVPIFVGKYSEYKPFIELFNALVDRNSSLQDVQKLFYLRSFLKDEPFDLIKNLPLQSESYTEAKTLLKDRYDNEYKITNEHINILLDLNPITKSTAGNIRVFVSCVKQQLASLKNLKHDIKSWDSILLCILTRKLDAYCNREFQLIKDNKPSVSTLIDFLERRALALENAERTQVQFPVSKAAHTVTVKDVAGATVKSAPPPLACTLCAVAV; this is encoded by the exons ATGTCTGATTCGGATTGTGATAACAGCCCTAAGGCTCTAGAAGGTCTTTTACGCAAACGTGCCTCTCAGAAGGGCGTTTTGAcgaaacattttaattattttcgtgACACTGATGGTGCGGAACTCGATCGCCAGTGCCTTTCCATAAAGGAGGAGAGGTTGAGGGCTACGTTTGACAGATTTGAAAAACTTAACTTAGAGATATGCGCGCTTAATCCAGACGCGGACGACTGTGACGCTGTTGAAACAAAATACTTGGAAACGCTAACTCTGATAAAACGCTTAATGCAAAAGTTAGATGATAACCAGGTGGTTAGCCCTCCCCCACTGCAGACCATGGCAACGAAGCTGCCTGAAATAAATGTTCCGAtctttgtaggtaagtactccgAGTACAAACCCTTCATAGAATTATTTAACGCATTAGTAGATCGAAATTCCAGCCTACAAGACgtacaaaaactattttatttacgcAGTTTTTTGAAGGATGAGCCTTTTGATCTTATCAAAAATTTACCTTTACAATCTGAAAGTTATACAGAGGCCAAAACGTTGCTAAAGGATCGTTACGACAATGAGTACAAAATAACAAACGAACACATAAACATATTGCTAGATTTGAATCCAATTACTAAATCAACAGCAGGTAACATTAGGGTGTTTGTCTCGTGTGTCAAGCAACAACTTGCTTCACTAAAAAACTTAAAGCACGACATAAAGTCCTGGGATTCTATACTCCTATGCATTCTCACTAGGAAACTAGATGCTTATTGTAATAGGGAATTTCAGCTCATTAAGGATAATAAACCCTCAGTAAGCACATTGATTGATTTTCTAGAACGTCGAGCCCTTGCACTTGAAAATGCTGAGAGAACTCAGGTGCAATTCCCCGTTTCAAAGGCTGCTCACACAGTGACAGTGAAGGACGTTGCAGGAGCCACTGTTAAGTCAGCACCGCCGCCACTTGCCTGCACACTAT GTGCTGTTGCCGTCTGA
- the LOC126381480 gene encoding uncharacterized protein LOC126381480 isoform X3: MSDSDCDNSPKALEGLLRKRASQKGVLTKHFNYFRDTDGAELDRQCLSIKEERLRATFDRFEKLNLEICALNPDADDCDAVETKYLETLTLIKRLMQKLDDNQVVSPPPLQTMATKLPEINVPIFVERRALALENAERTQVQFPVSKAAHTVTVKDVAGATVKSAPPPLACTLCAVAV, from the exons ATGTCTGATTCGGATTGTGATAACAGCCCTAAGGCTCTAGAAGGTCTTTTACGCAAACGTGCCTCTCAGAAGGGCGTTTTGAcgaaacattttaattattttcgtgACACTGATGGTGCGGAACTCGATCGCCAGTGCCTTTCCATAAAGGAGGAGAGGTTGAGGGCTACGTTTGACAGATTTGAAAAACTTAACTTAGAGATATGCGCGCTTAATCCAGACGCGGACGACTGTGACGCTGTTGAAACAAAATACTTGGAAACGCTAACTCTGATAAAACGCTTAATGCAAAAGTTAGATGATAACCAGGTGGTTAGCCCTCCCCCACTGCAGACCATGGCAACGAAGCTGCCTGAAATAAATGTTCCGAtctttgtag AACGTCGAGCCCTTGCACTTGAAAATGCTGAGAGAACTCAGGTGCAATTCCCCGTTTCAAAGGCTGCTCACACAGTGACAGTGAAGGACGTTGCAGGAGCCACTGTTAAGTCAGCACCGCCGCCACTTGCCTGCACACTAT GTGCTGTTGCCGTCTGA
- the LOC126381480 gene encoding uncharacterized protein LOC126381480 isoform X1, whose translation MFCNSVNLDTQNNKFEVALPLKLPLESINETLGQTFNLALKRYLNLETRFQRDPELHKLYSEFIHEYVQQGHGTFIDISQYNLDSDPVYFLSHHAILRPDKKTTKCRVVFDASMKSNKKVSLNDLLLNGPVVQKDFIDILLLFRTGEFIFVTDIKAMFRNISLAQKYRSLQNILWRDTPKENIQCIQLNTVTYGLKSSSYLATRCLKELAVRHREQFPLAAHIIEHSTYVDDALVSHDSSELLIESKRQLCTLLGIGGFHLHKWYSNCASLLDDIPKSQQHFDDIELGKDNDASLKTLGISYNINTDSFMLSSPSTNENMPTTKRDILSFIGKFYDPLGYAGPILVTSKAIMQQLWLAKVGWDERPPDELLKVWCEFFDSLQVMSPITIARHVGVCNARSVQIIGFADASSTTAYGCCIYLRVTDQTGKVKISLLCSRSRVNPIRQSLTVPRLELNAAVMLAKLVVRVYDTLHHKLNIGDVHLYSDSQIVLAWIKTNITSLNTYVGNRVKVITQLTHQYRWSYIRSEDNPADCLSRGVLPSELHNHPLWWEGPEFLHKGEYTLMDMPQLPVPGELPEIKACAVFSGSLVCMVSSTNEQLLQLDFLDKYSDINKMQRILAYILRFIQNVRSNSAKNNLNYISSKELNDSLLLIIKYEQQKYLKEDIHNLKCKQSILKGNLKPLCPFLDNKGLVRVGGRLENSSMPYSQKHPVVLPRDSRVTHLIIHAEHIKNLHAGPRIVLSTINQRFWIVHGMREIKKVLHKCITCFKLKANSAKQLMGTLPHDRVNACRPFQKVGLDFAGPIIIKQSRIRRSLETKAYVCVFVCFVTKAIHLELASDLKTETFLACLKRFISRRGVPTDIYSDNASTFRSASSQLNNLYKLQSSNEHQAKLHAFSSQRGITFHFVPCYSPTFAGLAEAGVKSMKFHLKRVVQTAILTYEELNTVLCQIESILNSRPLMPLSSDINDYSCLTPGHFLIGTALNAYPESGEPVVIVNRLKFWKQCSNITNSFWKVWSKQYLNILQTRSKWRDIQPNVQVGTLVLLKEDSTAPMQWPLARVIQTFPGNDNRVRVVEVKTANGRTHKRSVVKICPLPIE comes from the coding sequence ATGTTTTGTAATTCTGTGAATCTAGATACACAAAATAACAAGTTTGAAGTTGCATTACCTCTTAAATTACCACTAGAGTCAATAAATGAAACACTTGGCCAAACTTTCAACTTAGCTCTCAAAAGGTATCTAAATTTAGAAACTAGATTTCAAAGGGATCCAGAGCTACATAAGCTGTACTCTGAATTTATTCACGAGTATGTACAACAAGGCCATGGTACATTCATAGATATCAGTCAATATAATCTTGATTCTGATCCAGTTTATTTTCTATCACATCACGCAATTCTTAGACCAGACAAAAAAACAACTAAGTGTCGTGTAGTTTTTGATGCTTCAATGAAAAGCAACAAAAAAGTATCACTTAATGATTTATTGTTAAATGGCCCTGTGGTGCAGAAAGATTTTATAgacattttattgttgtttagaACTGgggaatttatttttgtaactgATATTAAAGCAATGTTTAGAAATATATCACTCGCCCAAAAATATAGATCATTGCAAAACATCCTTTGGAGGGATACCCCCAAGGAAAATATTCAATGTATACAGCTAAATACAGTCACTTATGGACTCAAGTCTTCCTCTTACTTAGCTACACGGTGCTTGAAGGAGTTGGCTGTCCGACATAGGGAACAGTTTCCACTGGCTGCTCATATTATTGAACACTCTACATATGTAGATGATGCCTTAGTGTCACATGATTCATCGGAACTGTTAATTGAATCAAAAAGGCAGCTATGCACTTTACTAGGAATTGGAGGCTTTCATTTGCACAAATGGTACTCAAATTGCGCTTCATTGTTAGATGACATACCAAAATCGCAACAACATTTTGATGATATAGAGTTAGGGAAAGATAATGATGCTTCTCTAAAAACTTTGGGTATAAGTTATAACATTAACACCGACTCTTTCATGCTTTCGTCACCCAGCACTAACGAAAACATGCCTACAACCAAGCGTGACATTTTAAGCTTTATTGGGAAGTTTTATGACCCCTTGGGTTATGCAGGGCCGATCCTGGTAACCTCGAAAGCAATCATGCAACAGCTTTGGCTAGCAAAAGTAGGTTGGGATGAAAGGCCGCCTGACGAGTTGCTAAAGGTATGGtgtgaattttttgacagcttACAAGTCATGTCACCTATAACCATCGCACGGCATGTCGGTGTATGCAACGCACGCTCTGTTCAGATAATAGGTTTTGCAGACGCCTCGAGCACCACAGCCTACGGGTGCTGTATATACCTACGTGTCACCGACCAAAcaggtaaagtaaaaatatcattGTTATGTTCAAGGTCGCGTGTGAACCCGATAAGGCAAAGTCTAACTGTACCCAGACTTGAGCTCAATGCTGCAGTAATGCTTGCAAAACTGGTCGTCAGAGTGTATGACACGTTGCATCATAAATTAAACATAGGTGATGTTCACTTGTACTCGGATTCACAAATAGTCCTAGCATGGATTAAAACCAATATAACATCGCTTAATACATATGTGGGAAATCGAGTGAAGGTCATCACACAGCTTACTCACCAGTACCGCTGGTCTTACATCCGCTCAGAGGATAACCCCGCTGACTGTTTAAGCAGAGGAGTCCTACCCAGCGAGCTGCACAATCATCCTCTGTGGTGGGAAGGCCCAGAGTTTTTGCATAAAGGTGAGTATACATTAATGGATATGCCTCAATTACCGGTTCCCGGCGAACTACCTGAAATTAAGGCTTGTGCAGTATTTTCGGGCTCTTTGGTTTGTATGGTCTCTAGTACAAATGAACAACTTTTACAGCTAGATTTTCTAGACAAGTACTCTGATATAAACAAAATGCAACGCATTTTGGCTTACATACTACGTTTTATTCAAAATGTGAGGTCAAATAgcgcaaaaaataatttaaattatatatccaGTAAAGAATTAAATGACTCATTGTTGTTGATAATTAAATATGAACAGCAAAAATACTTGAAAGAAGACATTCATAATTTAAAGTGTAAGCAAAGTATTTTAAAGGGTAATTTAAAACCACTGTGTCCATTCCTTGATAACAAAGGTCTAGTTAGGGTAGGAGGTCGTTTGGAAAACTCATCGATGCCCTATTCACAAAAACATCCTGTTGTTTTGCCACGTGATTCCCGCGTGACACATTTAATTATCCACGCCGAGCATATTAAAAATCTACATGCTGGCCCTAGGATTGTTTTGTCAACTATTAATCAAAGGTTTTGGATAGTTCATGGAATGAGAGAGATTAAAAAAGTCTTACACAAATGTATAACTTGTTTCAAACTGAAAGCTAATTCAGCGAAACAATTAATGGGCACGCTTCCACATGATAGAGTCAACGCTTGTAGGCCATTCCAAAAGGTAGGTCTAGATTTTGCAGGTccaataattattaaacaatctAGGATCAGAAGGTCGTTAGAAACAAAAGCGTATGTTTGTGTGTTCGTTTGTTTTGTAACTAAGGCTATTCATTTAGAGCTAGCTTCTGATTTAAAAACTGAAACCTTTTTGGCTTGTCTAAAACGATTTATTTCGCGTAGAGGTGTTCCTACTGACATCTATAGCGACAATGCGTCAACTTTTAGGAGCGCAAGCAgtcaattaaataatttatataaattgcAAAGCTCAAATGAACATCAGGCGAAACTTCATGCTTTTTCATCTCAACGAGGTATAACTTTTCATTTTGTCCCTTGTTATTCTCCAACATTCGCAGGGTTAGCTGAAGCAGGTGTCAAAAGTATGAAGTTCCACTTGAAAAGGGTTGTACAAACGGCAATACTTACCTATGAAGAATTAAACACAGTTCTTTGTCAAATAGAATCTATTTTAAATAGCAGACCTCTAATGCCACTTTCAAGTGATATAAATGATTATTCTTGTCTCACACCTGGTCACTTCCTTATAGGTACAGCGTTAAACGCATACCCTGAATCTGGTGAGCctgttgtcattgttaataGATTGAAGTTCTGGAAGCAGTGTAGTAATATCACTAACTCTTTTTGGAAAGTGTGGAGCAAACAATATCTTAACATTTTGCAGACGCGTTCCAAATGGAGAGATATCCAACCTAACGTTCAAGTAGGTACACTTGTGTTGCTTAAGGAGGACAGCACTGCCCCTATGCAGTGGCCACTTGCTAGAGTCATTCAAACGTTTCCCGGTAATGACAACAGAGTTAGAGTAGTAGAGGTAAAAACTGCTAATGGTAGAACTCATAAACGGTCAGTTGTAAAAATATGCCCACTTCCAATAGAATAA